A region of Sulfurimonas sp. DNA encodes the following proteins:
- a CDS encoding class I SAM-dependent methyltransferase, whose translation MLDIFKCVECTQDIKYQSGDIICSSCKRVYKKNNGILDFSIISDKTESIKEEVAHTTKAFGWQWKNSNMGHNEGSKVYSKNLFFDRYGIDELELKKYIADKIVYDPAIGSGRVEYIFAKYTKEIYATDLSDAVYEAKDKLKNLFNNIHYFKGNLITPPFRQNSFDAVVCHAILQHTGNTFEGIKSLTNVLKPGGIILFDVYRKAAPIRDFTDDFIRSLVCDLKPQDAWDKLLPITKLAQDLYIKKITISQEIQELDIEKGEYNLQRFIYYKFLKTFWNENMSFEDNHMVVFDWFYPKISERYTVEEVKNWLSKLNLEVIKFHVLEGGIGVIAKKCAE comes from the coding sequence ATGTTAGATATATTTAAGTGCGTCGAATGTACTCAGGATATAAAGTATCAAAGTGGTGATATTATTTGTAGTTCATGTAAAAGAGTTTATAAAAAAAATAATGGTATTTTAGATTTTTCCATTATCTCTGATAAAACAGAAAGTATAAAAGAAGAGGTAGCACATACAACAAAAGCCTTTGGTTGGCAATGGAAAAACTCTAATATGGGACACAATGAAGGTTCTAAAGTATATTCAAAAAATCTTTTTTTCGATAGGTATGGTATAGATGAACTAGAATTAAAAAAGTATATAGCTGATAAGATAGTTTACGATCCAGCTATTGGAAGCGGAAGAGTCGAGTATATATTTGCAAAATATACAAAAGAAATTTACGCAACAGATCTTAGTGATGCTGTATATGAGGCAAAAGATAAACTAAAAAACCTGTTTAACAATATCCATTACTTCAAAGGTAATTTAATTACACCTCCATTTAGACAAAACTCTTTTGATGCCGTTGTATGTCATGCTATATTACAACATACAGGCAATACTTTTGAAGGTATAAAATCATTAACTAATGTTTTAAAACCAGGTGGAATTATACTGTTTGATGTATATAGAAAAGCAGCCCCTATTCGAGACTTTACTGATGATTTTATACGAAGCTTAGTATGTGACTTAAAACCACAAGATGCCTGGGACAAATTACTTCCAATAACAAAATTAGCACAAGATTTATATATAAAAAAGATTACTATCTCCCAAGAGATACAAGAACTCGACATTGAAAAAGGAGAATATAACTTACAGAGGTTTATATATTATAAATTTTTAAAAACTTTTTGGAATGAGAACATGAGTTTTGAAGATAATCATATGGTTGTTTTTGATTGGTTTTATCCAAAAATATCTGAGAGATATACCGTAGAAGAGGTAAAAAATTGGCTTAGTAAGCTAAACTTAGAAGTCATAAAATTTCATGTGTTAGAAGGTGGAATAGGAGTGATAGCTAAAAAATGTGCGGAATAA
- the asnB gene encoding asparagine synthase (glutamine-hydrolyzing), translating into MCGIIGSNKNSFNHKDVLDSIKHRGYDNQSFILNDGAYFGHSRLSIIDLDAEANQPMIFDNIILVFNGEIYNYKTLIKEHNLDVKTASDSEVIIRLYQKYNLEFLNMLEGMFSFCIYDKKKELYFCARDRFGKKPFYYYEEDGSFYFASEIKAILKMLKKLPEFNEEALWQYLAFQSPQGDNTFYKGLKKLPASSFLTYQNDNLTIDSYYNIDNIPIIHTDEKQIITKVDTLLHEAVEKRLVGDVEVATLLSGGLDSSFITALYAQKSKHDVHSFSIGYDEHKHYCELDFAKVASEYIGTIHHEYTISRNDYLDTIDKVLYHLDEPMADSATIPTYILSEHIHNAGIKVCLSGEGSDESFLGYDNYFKMLDYYNNEPKEQKEFKLTKEWEYNNRRLKNKQVYQSSGETFSYAQLQQLSSRKINYPLHPYSSSYQPIQWMTYIDFNIWISEVLMTKVDRMSMAHSVELRAPFLDHKLVEYLLGVKSSIKIGTTNKEILKKVAKPYLPDSIINRQKKGFSSPFIEWLYSGFGIEILKLIQEVNSEIGVFNDNFIIFLYEEGKSGRFKQHLYSIFLFCKWYKKVYM; encoded by the coding sequence ATGTGCGGAATAATTGGCTCAAACAAAAACTCCTTTAATCATAAAGATGTTTTAGACTCCATCAAACATAGAGGTTACGACAACCAATCATTTATATTAAATGATGGAGCATATTTTGGGCACTCTAGGCTTAGCATCATCGACTTAGATGCTGAAGCAAATCAACCGATGATATTTGATAATATTATTTTAGTATTTAATGGTGAAATATATAATTATAAAACACTAATCAAAGAGCATAATCTAGATGTAAAGACTGCGAGTGACAGTGAAGTTATAATTCGCTTATACCAAAAATACAACTTAGAATTTCTAAATATGCTCGAGGGAATGTTTTCATTTTGTATATATGATAAAAAAAAAGAGCTGTATTTTTGTGCAAGAGATCGTTTTGGAAAAAAGCCTTTTTACTACTATGAAGAAGATGGCTCCTTTTACTTTGCATCTGAGATAAAAGCCATTTTGAAAATGCTAAAAAAATTACCTGAGTTTAACGAAGAAGCACTATGGCAATACCTAGCATTCCAGTCACCCCAAGGTGACAATACTTTTTATAAAGGTCTTAAAAAACTTCCTGCGTCATCTTTCCTGACATATCAAAACGATAACTTAACAATAGATAGCTACTATAATATTGACAATATACCAATCATACATACTGATGAAAAACAAATTATTACTAAAGTAGATACTTTACTTCACGAAGCTGTAGAAAAGCGTCTTGTCGGAGATGTAGAGGTTGCGACATTACTCTCTGGTGGACTAGACTCTTCATTTATAACCGCTCTTTATGCACAAAAATCTAAACATGATGTACATAGCTTTTCTATTGGTTATGATGAACATAAACATTATTGTGAACTTGATTTTGCTAAGGTTGCATCTGAGTATATTGGAACCATTCATCACGAGTACACAATATCTAGAAATGACTACTTAGATACTATAGATAAAGTTTTATATCACCTTGATGAACCTATGGCTGATTCTGCTACCATCCCAACATATATCTTATCTGAGCATATTCACAATGCAGGCATAAAAGTTTGTCTAAGTGGTGAGGGAAGTGATGAGAGTTTTTTAGGTTATGACAACTACTTTAAAATGCTAGACTATTACAACAATGAACCTAAAGAACAAAAAGAATTCAAACTCACAAAAGAGTGGGAATATAATAATCGCAGACTAAAGAACAAACAAGTATACCAATCAAGTGGGGAGACCTTTTCTTATGCCCAACTACAACAACTCTCATCAAGAAAAATAAACTATCCACTGCATCCATATAGTTCATCTTACCAACCTATTCAATGGATGACATATATAGACTTTAACATTTGGATTAGCGAAGTTTTAATGACTAAGGTTGACCGTATGTCTATGGCTCATTCTGTTGAGTTAAGAGCCCCTTTTTTAGATCACAAACTTGTTGAGTACCTTCTTGGTGTAAAGAGTAGTATTAAAATAGGGACTACCAACAAAGAAATATTAAAAAAAGTAGCTAAGCCTTATTTACCTGACTCAATAATTAACAGACAAAAAAAAGGTTTTAGCTCACCTTTTATAGAATGGTTGTATAGTGGTTTTGGCATTGAAATACTAAAGCTAATCCAAGAAGTAAACTCTGAAATAGGAGTTTTTAATGATAATTTCATTATATTTTTATACGAAGAAGGTAAGAGTGGTAGATTTAAACAACATCTTTACTCTATATTTTTATTTTGTAAATGGTATAAAAAGGTTTATATGTAA
- a CDS encoding class I SAM-dependent methyltransferase encodes MQKYLHILDDNDFNIFKEIESLREKIILEDINIEVMDFGAGNPDENRSAKQMHNGVTKNVSTKDLCKIGLKNDFAHLIYAIIKKHQPSTVLELGTCCGFSSIYMSKALKDGACIHTIEGSPKTAIIAQKNFKDIDSLNVNSYVGRFSDVLPEILPNIKAIDFAFIDGHHDRDATLEYFEIIKPYLSKDAIVLFDDISWSKGMTEAWETIKKDDSICSYKDYQKVGLCFMGDN; translated from the coding sequence ATGCAAAAATACCTACATATTCTTGATGACAATGATTTTAATATTTTTAAAGAGATAGAGTCTTTAAGAGAAAAAATTATATTAGAAGATATAAACATAGAAGTAATGGACTTCGGTGCTGGTAATCCTGATGAAAATAGAAGTGCTAAACAGATGCATAATGGTGTAACTAAAAATGTAAGCACAAAAGATTTATGTAAAATCGGTTTAAAAAATGACTTTGCACATCTTATATATGCAATCATTAAAAAACATCAGCCATCAACTGTTCTTGAACTTGGAACTTGTTGTGGATTTTCATCTATATATATGTCAAAAGCATTAAAAGATGGAGCTTGCATACATACCATAGAAGGCTCACCTAAAACAGCAATAATTGCACAAAAGAACTTCAAAGATATAGATTCTTTAAATGTTAACTCATATGTGGGAAGATTTAGCGATGTACTACCAGAAATTTTACCAAACATAAAAGCAATAGATTTTGCCTTTATAGATGGACATCATGATAGAGATGCAACGCTTGAATACTTTGAAATTATAAAACCATATCTAAGTAAAGATGCAATTGTACTTTTTGATGATATATCTTGGTCAAAAGGAATGACAGAAGCATGGGAGACTATAAAAAAAGATGATTCTATATGTAGTTATAAAGATTATCAAAAAGTTGGACTTTGTTTTATGGGTGATAACTAA